DNA sequence from the Tenacibaculum mesophilum genome:
ATGGTATTAATGCCGAAGTATTAAGTACAGTGAGTACATTTAAAATTACATCAACACCCAATAACAGATATTTTTATACACGACAAGAGGGAGGAAATAATGTAATATACTCTGGAGATTTTATCAATGAAGCCTCTGTAAATGAATTACTGTTAACATTACCAACAACAAACTCTTGGAGACCAAGAAAAAACTCAGCGGCAAATTTGGTAGCCTTCTTACGAACAGATAATAACGAAACTCATATTTATACAATGAAAACTGATGGTTCAGATGTTAAAAAAGTTACATCTAATGTTCCTGTAGTTGCATTTGATTTAAACGAAGTTGATTTCTCGTGGTCTTCAAACGGAGATCGAATTATATATCCGCATTACGATAAATTATACTTGATAAATAAAGATGGAAGTGGTTTACAGCAAATTTATCAAACAACAGACGGTAGTTACATTACTGAATGTGAATGGAATAATGATGAATCTAAAATAGCACTGAAAACCAATAACACAAGTGGCTATAATGCACAAATCTATACGATTGATATGGCAGGAAATATAATTGATACTGTTTTAACAGGAATGCAAGGAGCTGCAGGTGGAATTAATTTTACAATAGATGGAAGCTCGCTGTTGTATACTAGAGATATTTCTGGATATGAATCAAGTAATTATAGGCAATTAAACAGTCATCTATTTTTATATGAATTTGCTACGGCAGAAGTTACTGATTTATCAGAAGGAAAAGCAGATGGAACAAATGATTTAGACCCACGTTTATCACCTAATGAGGCTGAAGTTATCTTTGTGAATACATCCAATGATGGTATTTCTACAAAAACAATTTATAAAGTACCTTTTAGTGAAGGATCTACAACTAGAACAGCATTGTTTGAAAATGCGACAATGCCAGATTGGGAATAAAAGAAAACAAACTATTACTTAGAGAGCGAACGTATAAAAAACGTTCGCTTTTTTCTTGATAAAAGCGTAATAAAACCTAAATTTGCAGGTAACAACAACACAACAAATGAGTAACGAAGTATCTAAACGCTACGCACAACGCGGAGTATCGGCATCTAAAGAAGATGTACACAATGCTATAAAAAATATTGATAAAGGATTATTTCCAAAAGCTTTCTGTAAAATAGTTCCAGATTATTTAACAAATGATGATGATTACTGTTTAATAATGCATGCAGATGGAGCAGGAACAAAATCGTCTTTAGCATACATGTACTGGAAAGAAACAGGAGATATTTCGGTATGGAAAGGTATTGCTCAAGATGCTTTAATCATGAATATTGATGATTTATTGTGTGTGGGTGCTACCGATAACATTATGTTATCTTCTACTATTGGACGTAACAAAAATAATATTCCAGGAGAAGTTTTATCGGCAATTATTAATGGAACAGAAGAGTTAATTAATGAGTTGAAAGAATTCGGAGTTACGATTCATTCAACAGGAGGTGAAACTGCTGACGTTGGTGATTTAGTACGTACTATTATTGTAGATTCTACGGTAACCGCTCGTATGAAGCGTACCGATGTAATTGATAATGCAAATATTAAAGCAGGAGATGTAATTGTTGGTTTAGAGTCATTCGGACAAGCAACGTATGAAAAAGAATACAACGGAGGTATGGGAAGTAACGGATTAACTTCTGCACGTCACGATGTGTTCCATAATTATTTAGCAGAAAAATATCCAGAAAGTTTTGATGCTTCAGTACCGTCAGATTTAGTGTATTCAGGAAATACAAAATTAACAGATGAAGTAGAAAACTCTCCGATTGACGCTGGTAAACTAGTGTTATCGCCAACAAGAACCTATGCGCCAATTATCAAGGAAATTTTATCGAAATTTTCTTCGGAAGAAGTGCACGGAATGATTCACTGTTCAGGAGGAGCTCAAACAAAAATTTTACATTTTATAGATAATTTACACATCGTAAAAGATAATATGTTTCCAATTCCACCATTGTTTAAATTGATACAAGAGCAATCAAAAACAGATTGGAAAGAAATGTATCAAGTGTTTAACTGTGGACACAGAATGGAGTTATATGTATCTCCAGAAATAGCAGAAGAGATTATTACTATTTCAAAAACGTTTAACGTAAATGCACAGATTGTTGGTAGAGTTGAAACTTCTGATAAAAAGAAATTAACAATCAAAAGTCAATATGGAACTTTTGAATATTAATACTGTAAAATAAAAGTATAATCCTCAGATTTCTCTGAGGATTTTTTTATTTCATTTTTTCAAACACAAAATCAATTGAAAACTCATCGTTACTAACGTTAGCTTTTAGTAGATTGTTTTCTTTCCAGTATTGTATTGTTTTAGGGAATTCGTTTAGTTTGTTTTCCGCAGTAAAAGAAGTATCAGTTTGTTGTGTAAAAGCAAATAATGTCGAGGTTTCATTCACGCCTGTAACCTGTAAAAACAAAGAATCATTTTTAGTAATGATGTGTAAGACTTCTTTAAATACAGTATCGTTTTTTTGTAAGGAAAAACCAATTCCAGAAAAATCATTTTCCCAAAACTCGTAAGTTCTTTTACCAGCTTCGTTATAAATACGTTTCCATTTACCAAACAGCCAAGTAGGTTTTTTAATTTTCTTTTCTTGTAGACAAGAAAAAAGTAGTGTACAAGTAAAAAATAAGATTAAAATTCGCATAACAAAAGCCTTAATGAATTAAAGATATGAATAAAATTCGATAAAAAATCGTAAATTCGCACCCCAAGAAAAGATACTATGCTAGATAAATTACAGATAGTTAAGCAACGTTATGATGAGGTATCAGATTTGATCATCCAACCAGATGTTATCTCTGATCAAAAACGTTATGTACAATTAAATAAAGAGTATAAAGACTTAGGAAAGGTTGTAAAAAAGGCAAACGAGTACGAAACTTTATTAAATAATATAGAAGAAGCTAAGGAGATTATTGCTGACGGATCGGATGCAGAAATGGTAGAAATGGCTAAAATGGAAATGGATGAAGCAAAAACTCGTATTCCAGAATTGGAAGAGGAGATTAAGTTTTTACTAATTCCTAAAGACCCAGAAGATGCTAAAAACGCGGTAGTAGAATTGCGTGCAGGTACGGGTGGAGATGAAGCAAGTATTTTTGCTGGTGATTTATTTAGAATGTACACCAAGTACTGTGAAAGCAAGGGATGGAAAGTATCTACGGTAGATTTTTCTGAAGGAACCAATGGTGGATTTAAAGAAATTCAGTTTGAAGTTTCTGGTGAAGATGTATACGGAACTTTAAAGTTTGAAGCTGGTGTACATCGTGTACAACGTGTACCGCAAACCGAAACCCAAGGACGTGTACATACATCGGCAGCAACATGTATGGTGTTTCCAGAAGCAGAAGAGTTTGATGTAGAAATCAACCCAAAAGATGTACGTATTGATTATTTCTGTTCGTCAGGACCAGGAGGTCAATCGGTAAACACTACCTATTCAGCAGTACGTTTAACGCATATTCCTACAGGGTTAGTGGCGCAATGTCAGGATCAAAAATCACAGCATAAAAACAAAGAAAAAGCATTTAAGGTATTACGTTCTCGTTTATACGATTTAGAGTTAGCTAAAAAGCAAGAGGAAGACGCTGCAAAACGTGGATCGATGGTAACCTCAGGAGATCGTTCCGCGAAAATTAGAACGTATAACTACCCGCAAGGACGTGTAACTGATCACAGAATAGGGTTAACCTTATACGATTTATCAAATATTGTAAATGGAGATATTCAAAAAATTATAGACGAATTAATGCTTGCGGAAAATACTTCTAAACTAAAAGAATTAGGAGAAACTATTTAGTAAAAAGCGTTACCATATTGGTAACGCTTTTTTTATAGAAAAGAATTAGAACTATGAATACTTGTAGAGCCAATAAAGAAACCCTACCTTTGTCATAATATTAATGTTCTATCCTTTTTTTAGGAGAAAATCTACAAGTCTCTACACTATTTTTCTGTTATACATCAGTTTTTTAGTCTTCAGTTTCTTTATAAATTTATTTTCAATAGAATTTTTAATCAAAAAAATAATATCATATAAAAATCATAGAACTTATTATGAAGTGCTGTGAAGTTACTTTCATGTTGTAAGATTTAATAATTAAAAACCATATCATATGTTAAGAATAGTAGTAAAAGAAGGCGAAAATATTGATAGAGCTTTGAAACGTTATAAACGAAAATTTAGAGACGTAAAAGTTTTACAAGAATTAAGAGAAAGAAAGCAATATGTAAAACCATCAGTAACAAGAAGAGCTCAAATTCAAAAAGCAGCTTATAAAGAGCAATTATTTAACGAAGAATAATTTTGATACAACACAAAATATAAAACGCAATCCGAAGGGGTTGCGTTTTTTTATAGAATAGCTTTTAACATTTAATAGTATTTTTTTAGTAGCTAAATAAGCAAAAGATTAAATTTTGGTCATTCCTGCAAAAATTTTGGTTAAAAAAGACATTAACATCTAAA
Encoded proteins:
- a CDS encoding carboxypeptidase regulatory-like domain-containing protein produces the protein MKKIIKITILLICVTLFNCSEDTVDYVEFGTIKGRVVKKKSFEPITNAKIALSPTNNTSFTDEDGYFLMEDVPAQEYSVSATKEGYLTGFQPVGLDAGTEINIVFELDIETALNDPPTAPELRAPANGIEDLNNTVELSFKSIDPDEDEITYRIEIKNDLNNDVISFENVKDTLYTVSDLKFGVKYFWQIGASDGINAEVLSTVSTFKITSTPNNRYFYTRQEGGNNVIYSGDFINEASVNELLLTLPTTNSWRPRKNSAANLVAFLRTDNNETHIYTMKTDGSDVKKVTSNVPVVAFDLNEVDFSWSSNGDRIIYPHYDKLYLINKDGSGLQQIYQTTDGSYITECEWNNDESKIALKTNNTSGYNAQIYTIDMAGNIIDTVLTGMQGAAGGINFTIDGSSLLYTRDISGYESSNYRQLNSHLFLYEFATAEVTDLSEGKADGTNDLDPRLSPNEAEVIFVNTSNDGISTKTIYKVPFSEGSTTRTALFENATMPDWE
- a CDS encoding AIR synthase related protein; its protein translation is MSNEVSKRYAQRGVSASKEDVHNAIKNIDKGLFPKAFCKIVPDYLTNDDDYCLIMHADGAGTKSSLAYMYWKETGDISVWKGIAQDALIMNIDDLLCVGATDNIMLSSTIGRNKNNIPGEVLSAIINGTEELINELKEFGVTIHSTGGETADVGDLVRTIIVDSTVTARMKRTDVIDNANIKAGDVIVGLESFGQATYEKEYNGGMGSNGLTSARHDVFHNYLAEKYPESFDASVPSDLVYSGNTKLTDEVENSPIDAGKLVLSPTRTYAPIIKEILSKFSSEEVHGMIHCSGGAQTKILHFIDNLHIVKDNMFPIPPLFKLIQEQSKTDWKEMYQVFNCGHRMELYVSPEIAEEIITISKTFNVNAQIVGRVETSDKKKLTIKSQYGTFEY
- the prfA gene encoding peptide chain release factor 1, coding for MLDKLQIVKQRYDEVSDLIIQPDVISDQKRYVQLNKEYKDLGKVVKKANEYETLLNNIEEAKEIIADGSDAEMVEMAKMEMDEAKTRIPELEEEIKFLLIPKDPEDAKNAVVELRAGTGGDEASIFAGDLFRMYTKYCESKGWKVSTVDFSEGTNGGFKEIQFEVSGEDVYGTLKFEAGVHRVQRVPQTETQGRVHTSAATCMVFPEAEEFDVEINPKDVRIDYFCSSGPGGQSVNTTYSAVRLTHIPTGLVAQCQDQKSQHKNKEKAFKVLRSRLYDLELAKKQEEDAAKRGSMVTSGDRSAKIRTYNYPQGRVTDHRIGLTLYDLSNIVNGDIQKIIDELMLAENTSKLKELGETI
- the rpsU gene encoding 30S ribosomal protein S21, with product MLRIVVKEGENIDRALKRYKRKFRDVKVLQELRERKQYVKPSVTRRAQIQKAAYKEQLFNEE